Proteins encoded by one window of Mustela erminea isolate mMusErm1 chromosome 7, mMusErm1.Pri, whole genome shotgun sequence:
- the CCM2L gene encoding cerebral cavernous malformations 2 protein-like isoform X3, with amino-acid sequence MEYEVKKGKKGFVSPIRRLVFPKAARRAAFRTSVSRRPLHSMPLYPPDYLIDPQILLCDYLEKEVKFLGHLTWVTSSLNPSSRDELLQLLDTARQLKELPLKTTAEQDSILSLSARCLLLTWRDNEELILRIPTHEIAAASYLQDDALHLLVLKTGLGVDPVPAGVDASPGGAGRDPGQPGAAPEKRRGGTTERRHTICSLDWRMAWGGGASAEARAGGGGGGSLERQRAGARASGSWERRQTFSGSWERRHAGGGGGAGKPGGSWERRQAGGGGGSWERRHPGSNPLDPQDPSPDAYCNLVILAVANRDAAEESCALICQVFQIIYGDQSIECVDRAGYHYTSTPERPWLCSRSESCRTDGTYAYDADFSCCSSFNGSQDTFEACYSGTSTPSFHGSHCSGSDHSGPGLEQLQDYMVTLRSKLGPLEIQQFAMLLREYRLGLPIQDYCAGLLKLYGDRRKFLLLGMRPFIPDQDIGYFEGFLEGVGIREGGILTDSFGRIKRSMSSTSASAVRSYDGAAQRPEAQAFHRLLADITHDIEALAPDDDESTDEEARDSPGGGDAAEDNYL; translated from the exons ATGGAATATGAagtcaagaaagggaaaaag gGCTTTGTATCCCCCATCCGGAGGCTGGTGTTCCCCAAGGCCGCGCGCCGGGCTGCCTTTCGGACCAGTGTGAGTCGCCGGCCCCTGCACTCGATGCCCCTTTACCCCCCTGACTATCTCATCGACCCTCAGATTCTGCTGTGTGACTACCTGGAGAAAGAGGTCAAG TTCCTGGGCCACCTCACCTGGGTTACCTCCTCACTGAACCCCTCCAGCCGCGACGAGCTCCTGCAGCTGCTGGACACGGCCAGG CAGTTGAAGGAACTGCCGCTGAAGACCACCGCGGAGCAGGACAGTATCCTGAGCCTGTCGGCccgctgcctgctgctcacctGGCGCGACAACGAGGAGCTAATCCTGCGCATCCCCACGCATGAGATCGCGGCCGCCTCCTACCTGCAGGACGACGCGCTGCACCTGCTGGTGCTTAAGACCG GTCTGGGCGTGGACCCGGTGCCAGCCGGCGTAGACGCCAGCCCCGGCGGCGCGGGGCGCGACCCGGGCCAGCCGGGCGCGGCGCCCGAGAAGCGGCGGGGGGGCACCACGGAGCGGCGCCACACCATCTGCAGCCTGGACTGGCGGATGGCGTGGGGCGGGGGTGCGAGCGCGGAGGCCCgggccgggggcggcggcggcggcagcctGGAGCGCCAGCGCGCCGGGGCGCGGGCGTCGGGCAGCTGGGAGCGGCGGCAGACGTTCAGCGGCAGCTGGGAGCGGCGGCacgccggcggcggcggcggcgcgggcaaGCCGGGCGGCAGCTGGGAGCGGAGGcaggcgggcggcggcggcggcagctggGAGCGGCGCCACCCGGGCTCCAACCCTCTCGACCCGCAGGACCCCAGCCCCGACGCCTACTGCAACCTTGTCATCCTGGCCGTGGCCAACAGG GATGCTGCTGAGGAGTCCTGTGCCCTCATCTGTCAGGTCTTCCAGATCATCTACGGGGACCAGAGCATTGAGTGCGTGGACCGGGCCGGCTACCACTACACATCCACGCCTGAGCGGCCATGGCTGTGCAGCCGCA GTGAGAGCTGCCGCACGGATGGGACTTACGCCTATGACGCCGACTTCAGCTGCTGCAGCTCCTT CAATGGCTCCCAGGATACATTTGAAGCGTGTTATAGTGGCACGTCCACACCCTCTTTCCATGGCTCCCACTGCAGCGGCAGTGACCACAGTGGCCCGGGCCTCGAGCAGCTGCAAGATTACATGGTCACG TTGCGGAGTAAACTGGGACCCCTTGAGATCCAGCAGTTTGCCATGCTGCTGCGAGAGTACCGGCTGGGGCTGCCCATCCAGGACTACTGTGCGGGCCTGCTGAAGCTCTATGGAGACCGGCGCAAGTTCCTCCTCCTTG GGATGCGGCCCTTCATCCCTGACCAGGACATCGGCTACTTcgagggcttcctggagggcgTGGGCATCCGCGAGGGCGGCATTCTCACCGACAGCTTCGGCCGCATCAAGCGCAGCATGAGCTCCACGTCGGCGTCGGCTGTGCGCAGCTACGATGGCGCGGCCCAGCGGCCCGAGGCGCAGGCCTTCCACCGGCTGCTGGCCGACATCACGCACGACATCGAGGCGCTGGCCCCCGACGATGATGAAAGCACGGACGAGGAGGCCAGGGACTCCCCGGGTGGGGGGGACGCGGCGGAGGACAACTACCTGTAA
- the CCM2L gene encoding cerebral cavernous malformations 2 protein-like isoform X1, translated as MEYEVKKGKKGFVSPIRRLVFPKAARRAAFRTSVSRRPLHSMPLYPPDYLIDPQILLCDYLEKEVKFLGHLTWVTSSLNPSSRDELLQLLDTARVRPWGGLGLGLVPFFLSHPSPSGTQEIRPTLQQLKELPLKTTAEQDSILSLSARCLLLTWRDNEELILRIPTHEIAAASYLQDDALHLLVLKTGLGVDPVPAGVDASPGGAGRDPGQPGAAPEKRRGGTTERRHTICSLDWRMAWGGGASAEARAGGGGGGSLERQRAGARASGSWERRQTFSGSWERRHAGGGGGAGKPGGSWERRQAGGGGGSWERRHPGSNPLDPQDPSPDAYCNLVILAVANRDAAEESCALICQVFQIIYGDQSIECVDRAGYHYTSTPERPWLCSRSESCRTDGTYAYDADFSCCSSFNGSQDTFEACYSGTSTPSFHGSHCSGSDHSGPGLEQLQDYMVTLRSKLGPLEIQQFAMLLREYRLGLPIQDYCAGLLKLYGDRRKFLLLGMRPFIPDQDIGYFEGFLEGVGIREGGILTDSFGRIKRSMSSTSASAVRSYDGAAQRPEAQAFHRLLADITHDIEALAPDDDESTDEEARDSPGGGDAAEDNYL; from the exons ATGGAATATGAagtcaagaaagggaaaaag gGCTTTGTATCCCCCATCCGGAGGCTGGTGTTCCCCAAGGCCGCGCGCCGGGCTGCCTTTCGGACCAGTGTGAGTCGCCGGCCCCTGCACTCGATGCCCCTTTACCCCCCTGACTATCTCATCGACCCTCAGATTCTGCTGTGTGACTACCTGGAGAAAGAGGTCAAG TTCCTGGGCCACCTCACCTGGGTTACCTCCTCACTGAACCCCTCCAGCCGCGACGAGCTCCTGCAGCTGCTGGACACGGCCAGGGTGAGGCCCTGGGGAGGGTTAGGGCTGGGTCTtgtccccttcttcctctcccacccgaGCCCCTCCGGAACCCAAGAGATCCGACCCACCCTGCAGCAGTTGAAGGAACTGCCGCTGAAGACCACCGCGGAGCAGGACAGTATCCTGAGCCTGTCGGCccgctgcctgctgctcacctGGCGCGACAACGAGGAGCTAATCCTGCGCATCCCCACGCATGAGATCGCGGCCGCCTCCTACCTGCAGGACGACGCGCTGCACCTGCTGGTGCTTAAGACCG GTCTGGGCGTGGACCCGGTGCCAGCCGGCGTAGACGCCAGCCCCGGCGGCGCGGGGCGCGACCCGGGCCAGCCGGGCGCGGCGCCCGAGAAGCGGCGGGGGGGCACCACGGAGCGGCGCCACACCATCTGCAGCCTGGACTGGCGGATGGCGTGGGGCGGGGGTGCGAGCGCGGAGGCCCgggccgggggcggcggcggcggcagcctGGAGCGCCAGCGCGCCGGGGCGCGGGCGTCGGGCAGCTGGGAGCGGCGGCAGACGTTCAGCGGCAGCTGGGAGCGGCGGCacgccggcggcggcggcggcgcgggcaaGCCGGGCGGCAGCTGGGAGCGGAGGcaggcgggcggcggcggcggcagctggGAGCGGCGCCACCCGGGCTCCAACCCTCTCGACCCGCAGGACCCCAGCCCCGACGCCTACTGCAACCTTGTCATCCTGGCCGTGGCCAACAGG GATGCTGCTGAGGAGTCCTGTGCCCTCATCTGTCAGGTCTTCCAGATCATCTACGGGGACCAGAGCATTGAGTGCGTGGACCGGGCCGGCTACCACTACACATCCACGCCTGAGCGGCCATGGCTGTGCAGCCGCA GTGAGAGCTGCCGCACGGATGGGACTTACGCCTATGACGCCGACTTCAGCTGCTGCAGCTCCTT CAATGGCTCCCAGGATACATTTGAAGCGTGTTATAGTGGCACGTCCACACCCTCTTTCCATGGCTCCCACTGCAGCGGCAGTGACCACAGTGGCCCGGGCCTCGAGCAGCTGCAAGATTACATGGTCACG TTGCGGAGTAAACTGGGACCCCTTGAGATCCAGCAGTTTGCCATGCTGCTGCGAGAGTACCGGCTGGGGCTGCCCATCCAGGACTACTGTGCGGGCCTGCTGAAGCTCTATGGAGACCGGCGCAAGTTCCTCCTCCTTG GGATGCGGCCCTTCATCCCTGACCAGGACATCGGCTACTTcgagggcttcctggagggcgTGGGCATCCGCGAGGGCGGCATTCTCACCGACAGCTTCGGCCGCATCAAGCGCAGCATGAGCTCCACGTCGGCGTCGGCTGTGCGCAGCTACGATGGCGCGGCCCAGCGGCCCGAGGCGCAGGCCTTCCACCGGCTGCTGGCCGACATCACGCACGACATCGAGGCGCTGGCCCCCGACGATGATGAAAGCACGGACGAGGAGGCCAGGGACTCCCCGGGTGGGGGGGACGCGGCGGAGGACAACTACCTGTAA
- the CCM2L gene encoding cerebral cavernous malformations 2 protein-like isoform X2 translates to MEYEVKKGKKGFVSPIRRLVFPKAARRAAFRTSVSRRPLHSMPLYPPDYLIDPQILLCDYLEKEVKFLGHLTWVTSSLNPSSRDELLQLLDTARVRPWGGLGLGLVPFFLSHPSPSGTQEIRPTLQQLKELPLKTTAEQDSILSLSARCLLLTWRDNEELILRIPTHEIAAASYLQDDALHLLVLKTGLGVDPVPAGVDASPGGAGRDPGQPGAAPEKRRGGTTERRHTICSLDWRMAWGGGASAEARAGGGGGGSLERQRAGARASGSWERRQTFSGSWERRHAGGGGGAGKPGGSWERRQAGGGGGSWERRHPGSNPLDPQDPSPDAYCNLVILAVANRVFQIIYGDQSIECVDRAGYHYTSTPERPWLCSRSESCRTDGTYAYDADFSCCSSFNGSQDTFEACYSGTSTPSFHGSHCSGSDHSGPGLEQLQDYMVTLRSKLGPLEIQQFAMLLREYRLGLPIQDYCAGLLKLYGDRRKFLLLGMRPFIPDQDIGYFEGFLEGVGIREGGILTDSFGRIKRSMSSTSASAVRSYDGAAQRPEAQAFHRLLADITHDIEALAPDDDESTDEEARDSPGGGDAAEDNYL, encoded by the exons ATGGAATATGAagtcaagaaagggaaaaag gGCTTTGTATCCCCCATCCGGAGGCTGGTGTTCCCCAAGGCCGCGCGCCGGGCTGCCTTTCGGACCAGTGTGAGTCGCCGGCCCCTGCACTCGATGCCCCTTTACCCCCCTGACTATCTCATCGACCCTCAGATTCTGCTGTGTGACTACCTGGAGAAAGAGGTCAAG TTCCTGGGCCACCTCACCTGGGTTACCTCCTCACTGAACCCCTCCAGCCGCGACGAGCTCCTGCAGCTGCTGGACACGGCCAGGGTGAGGCCCTGGGGAGGGTTAGGGCTGGGTCTtgtccccttcttcctctcccacccgaGCCCCTCCGGAACCCAAGAGATCCGACCCACCCTGCAGCAGTTGAAGGAACTGCCGCTGAAGACCACCGCGGAGCAGGACAGTATCCTGAGCCTGTCGGCccgctgcctgctgctcacctGGCGCGACAACGAGGAGCTAATCCTGCGCATCCCCACGCATGAGATCGCGGCCGCCTCCTACCTGCAGGACGACGCGCTGCACCTGCTGGTGCTTAAGACCG GTCTGGGCGTGGACCCGGTGCCAGCCGGCGTAGACGCCAGCCCCGGCGGCGCGGGGCGCGACCCGGGCCAGCCGGGCGCGGCGCCCGAGAAGCGGCGGGGGGGCACCACGGAGCGGCGCCACACCATCTGCAGCCTGGACTGGCGGATGGCGTGGGGCGGGGGTGCGAGCGCGGAGGCCCgggccgggggcggcggcggcggcagcctGGAGCGCCAGCGCGCCGGGGCGCGGGCGTCGGGCAGCTGGGAGCGGCGGCAGACGTTCAGCGGCAGCTGGGAGCGGCGGCacgccggcggcggcggcggcgcgggcaaGCCGGGCGGCAGCTGGGAGCGGAGGcaggcgggcggcggcggcggcagctggGAGCGGCGCCACCCGGGCTCCAACCCTCTCGACCCGCAGGACCCCAGCCCCGACGCCTACTGCAACCTTGTCATCCTGGCCGTGGCCAACAGG GTCTTCCAGATCATCTACGGGGACCAGAGCATTGAGTGCGTGGACCGGGCCGGCTACCACTACACATCCACGCCTGAGCGGCCATGGCTGTGCAGCCGCA GTGAGAGCTGCCGCACGGATGGGACTTACGCCTATGACGCCGACTTCAGCTGCTGCAGCTCCTT CAATGGCTCCCAGGATACATTTGAAGCGTGTTATAGTGGCACGTCCACACCCTCTTTCCATGGCTCCCACTGCAGCGGCAGTGACCACAGTGGCCCGGGCCTCGAGCAGCTGCAAGATTACATGGTCACG TTGCGGAGTAAACTGGGACCCCTTGAGATCCAGCAGTTTGCCATGCTGCTGCGAGAGTACCGGCTGGGGCTGCCCATCCAGGACTACTGTGCGGGCCTGCTGAAGCTCTATGGAGACCGGCGCAAGTTCCTCCTCCTTG GGATGCGGCCCTTCATCCCTGACCAGGACATCGGCTACTTcgagggcttcctggagggcgTGGGCATCCGCGAGGGCGGCATTCTCACCGACAGCTTCGGCCGCATCAAGCGCAGCATGAGCTCCACGTCGGCGTCGGCTGTGCGCAGCTACGATGGCGCGGCCCAGCGGCCCGAGGCGCAGGCCTTCCACCGGCTGCTGGCCGACATCACGCACGACATCGAGGCGCTGGCCCCCGACGATGATGAAAGCACGGACGAGGAGGCCAGGGACTCCCCGGGTGGGGGGGACGCGGCGGAGGACAACTACCTGTAA
- the CCM2L gene encoding cerebral cavernous malformations 2 protein-like isoform X4: protein MEYEVKKGKKGFVSPIRRLVFPKAARRAAFRTSVSRRPLHSMPLYPPDYLIDPQILLCDYLEKEVKFLGHLTWVTSSLNPSSRDELLQLLDTARVRPWGGLGLGLVPFFLSHPSPSGTQEIRPTLQQLKELPLKTTAEQDSILSLSARCLLLTWRDNEELILRIPTHEIAAASYLQDDALHLLVLKTGLGVDPVPAGVDASPGGAGRDPGQPGAAPEKRRGGTTERRHTICSLDWRMAWGGGASAEARAGGGGGGSLERQRAGARASGSWERRQTFSGSWERRHAGGGGGAGKPGGSWERRQAGGGGGSWERRHPGSNPLDPQDPSPDAYCNLVILAVANRDAAEESCALICQVFQIIYGDQSIECVDRAGYHYTSTPERPWLCSRTMAPRIHLKRVIVARPHPLSMAPTAAAVTTVARASSSCKITWSRCGVNWDPLRSSSLPCCCESTGWGCPSRTTVRAC, encoded by the exons ATGGAATATGAagtcaagaaagggaaaaag gGCTTTGTATCCCCCATCCGGAGGCTGGTGTTCCCCAAGGCCGCGCGCCGGGCTGCCTTTCGGACCAGTGTGAGTCGCCGGCCCCTGCACTCGATGCCCCTTTACCCCCCTGACTATCTCATCGACCCTCAGATTCTGCTGTGTGACTACCTGGAGAAAGAGGTCAAG TTCCTGGGCCACCTCACCTGGGTTACCTCCTCACTGAACCCCTCCAGCCGCGACGAGCTCCTGCAGCTGCTGGACACGGCCAGGGTGAGGCCCTGGGGAGGGTTAGGGCTGGGTCTtgtccccttcttcctctcccacccgaGCCCCTCCGGAACCCAAGAGATCCGACCCACCCTGCAGCAGTTGAAGGAACTGCCGCTGAAGACCACCGCGGAGCAGGACAGTATCCTGAGCCTGTCGGCccgctgcctgctgctcacctGGCGCGACAACGAGGAGCTAATCCTGCGCATCCCCACGCATGAGATCGCGGCCGCCTCCTACCTGCAGGACGACGCGCTGCACCTGCTGGTGCTTAAGACCG GTCTGGGCGTGGACCCGGTGCCAGCCGGCGTAGACGCCAGCCCCGGCGGCGCGGGGCGCGACCCGGGCCAGCCGGGCGCGGCGCCCGAGAAGCGGCGGGGGGGCACCACGGAGCGGCGCCACACCATCTGCAGCCTGGACTGGCGGATGGCGTGGGGCGGGGGTGCGAGCGCGGAGGCCCgggccgggggcggcggcggcggcagcctGGAGCGCCAGCGCGCCGGGGCGCGGGCGTCGGGCAGCTGGGAGCGGCGGCAGACGTTCAGCGGCAGCTGGGAGCGGCGGCacgccggcggcggcggcggcgcgggcaaGCCGGGCGGCAGCTGGGAGCGGAGGcaggcgggcggcggcggcggcagctggGAGCGGCGCCACCCGGGCTCCAACCCTCTCGACCCGCAGGACCCCAGCCCCGACGCCTACTGCAACCTTGTCATCCTGGCCGTGGCCAACAGG GATGCTGCTGAGGAGTCCTGTGCCCTCATCTGTCAGGTCTTCCAGATCATCTACGGGGACCAGAGCATTGAGTGCGTGGACCGGGCCGGCTACCACTACACATCCACGCCTGAGCGGCCATGGCTGTGCAGCCGCA CAATGGCTCCCAGGATACATTTGAAGCGTGTTATAGTGGCACGTCCACACCCTCTTTCCATGGCTCCCACTGCAGCGGCAGTGACCACAGTGGCCCGGGCCTCGAGCAGCTGCAAGATTACATGGTCACG TTGCGGAGTAAACTGGGACCCCTTGAGATCCAGCAGTTTGCCATGCTGCTGCGAGAGTACCGGCTGGGGCTGCCCATCCAGGACTACTGTGCGGGCCTGCTGA
- the CCM2L gene encoding cerebral cavernous malformations 2 protein-like isoform X5, whose protein sequence is MEYEVKKGKKGFVSPIRRLVFPKAARRAAFRTSVSRRPLHSMPLYPPDYLIDPQILLCDYLEKEVKFLGHLTWVTSSLNPSSRDELLQLLDTARQLKELPLKTTAEQDSILSLSARCLLLTWRDNEELILRIPTHEIAAASYLQDDALHLLVLKTGLGVDPVPAGVDASPGGAGRDPGQPGAAPEKRRGGTTERRHTICSLDWRMAWGGGASAEARAGGGGGGSLERQRAGARASGSWERRQTFSGSWERRHAGGGGGAGKPGGSWERRQAGGGGGSWERRHPGSNPLDPQDPSPDAYCNLVILAVANRDAAEESCALICQVFQIIYGDQSIECVDRAGYHYTSTPERPWLCSRTMAPRIHLKRVIVARPHPLSMAPTAAAVTTVARASSSCKITWSRCGVNWDPLRSSSLPCCCESTGWGCPSRTTVRAC, encoded by the exons ATGGAATATGAagtcaagaaagggaaaaag gGCTTTGTATCCCCCATCCGGAGGCTGGTGTTCCCCAAGGCCGCGCGCCGGGCTGCCTTTCGGACCAGTGTGAGTCGCCGGCCCCTGCACTCGATGCCCCTTTACCCCCCTGACTATCTCATCGACCCTCAGATTCTGCTGTGTGACTACCTGGAGAAAGAGGTCAAG TTCCTGGGCCACCTCACCTGGGTTACCTCCTCACTGAACCCCTCCAGCCGCGACGAGCTCCTGCAGCTGCTGGACACGGCCAGG CAGTTGAAGGAACTGCCGCTGAAGACCACCGCGGAGCAGGACAGTATCCTGAGCCTGTCGGCccgctgcctgctgctcacctGGCGCGACAACGAGGAGCTAATCCTGCGCATCCCCACGCATGAGATCGCGGCCGCCTCCTACCTGCAGGACGACGCGCTGCACCTGCTGGTGCTTAAGACCG GTCTGGGCGTGGACCCGGTGCCAGCCGGCGTAGACGCCAGCCCCGGCGGCGCGGGGCGCGACCCGGGCCAGCCGGGCGCGGCGCCCGAGAAGCGGCGGGGGGGCACCACGGAGCGGCGCCACACCATCTGCAGCCTGGACTGGCGGATGGCGTGGGGCGGGGGTGCGAGCGCGGAGGCCCgggccgggggcggcggcggcggcagcctGGAGCGCCAGCGCGCCGGGGCGCGGGCGTCGGGCAGCTGGGAGCGGCGGCAGACGTTCAGCGGCAGCTGGGAGCGGCGGCacgccggcggcggcggcggcgcgggcaaGCCGGGCGGCAGCTGGGAGCGGAGGcaggcgggcggcggcggcggcagctggGAGCGGCGCCACCCGGGCTCCAACCCTCTCGACCCGCAGGACCCCAGCCCCGACGCCTACTGCAACCTTGTCATCCTGGCCGTGGCCAACAGG GATGCTGCTGAGGAGTCCTGTGCCCTCATCTGTCAGGTCTTCCAGATCATCTACGGGGACCAGAGCATTGAGTGCGTGGACCGGGCCGGCTACCACTACACATCCACGCCTGAGCGGCCATGGCTGTGCAGCCGCA CAATGGCTCCCAGGATACATTTGAAGCGTGTTATAGTGGCACGTCCACACCCTCTTTCCATGGCTCCCACTGCAGCGGCAGTGACCACAGTGGCCCGGGCCTCGAGCAGCTGCAAGATTACATGGTCACG TTGCGGAGTAAACTGGGACCCCTTGAGATCCAGCAGTTTGCCATGCTGCTGCGAGAGTACCGGCTGGGGCTGCCCATCCAGGACTACTGTGCGGGCCTGCTGA